One stretch of Cervus canadensis isolate Bull #8, Minnesota chromosome 5, ASM1932006v1, whole genome shotgun sequence DNA includes these proteins:
- the LOC122442125 gene encoding olfactory receptor 1J4-like isoform X1 gives MRPENQSSMSEFLLLGLPIRPKQQGGFFTLFLGMYLTTVLGNLLIILLIRLDPRLHTPMYFFLSHLALTDVSFSSVTVPKMLINMHTRDQSIPYAGCVTQMYFFIFFTDLDNFLLTLMAYDRYVAICHPLHYSTIMGQGLCTLLVTVSWILSCANALCHTLLLTRLMKRENQSSMSEFLLLGLPIQPKQQGVFFALFLGVYLNTVLGNLLIILLIRLDPRLHTPMYFFLSHLALTDVSFSSVTIPKMLINMKTQDQSIPYAGCITQMYFFLFFTDLDNFLLTSMAYDRYVAVCHPLHYSTIMGQGLCTLLVTVSWILSCANALCHTLLLTRLSFCADHSIPHFFCDLGALLKLSCSDTSLNELAIFTAGVAVIVLPFICILISYGCIGTTILKVPSTKGICKALSTCGSHLSVVSLYYGTIIGLYFFPSSNTSRDKSTIASVMYTVVTPLLNPFIYSLRNRDMKKALERLLHRAKVLSQ, from the exons ATGAGGCCTGAGAACCAGAGCAGCATGTCCGAgttcctcctcctggggctccCCATCCGGCCAAAGCAGCAGGGCGGGTTCTTCACCCtgttcctgggcatgtatctgacCACGGTGCTGGGTAATCTGCTCATCATTCTGCTCATCAGGCTAGACCCtcgcctccacacccccatgtacttcttcctcagccaCTTGGCCCTCACTGATGTCTCCTTTTCATCTGTCACCGTCCCTAAGATGCTGATAAACATGCACACTCGGGATCAATCCATTCCCTATGCAGGGTGTGTAACACagatgtattttttcatattttttactgATCTGGACAATTTCCTGCTCACCTTGATGGCCTATGATAGGTACGTGGCCATCTGTCACCCTCTCCACTACAGCACCATCATGGGACAGGGGCTGTGCACCTTACTAGTAACTGTGTCCTGGATTCTCTCCTGTGCCAATGCCCTGTGTCACACCCTCCTCCTGACCCGGCT catgaagagggAAAATCAGAGCAGCATGTCCGAGTTCCTTCTCCTGGGACTCCCCATCCAGCCAAAGCAGCAGGGCGTGTTCTTTGCCCTGTTCCTGGGGGTGTACCTGAACACGGTGCTGGGCAACCTGCTCATCATTCTGCTCATCAGGCTAGACCCtcgcctccacacccccatgtacttcttcctcagccaCTTGGCCCTCACTGATGTCTCCTTTTCATCTGTCACCATCCCTAAAATGCTGATAAACATGAAGACTCAGGATCAATCCATCCCCTATGCAGGGTGCATAACACAgatgtatttcttcctcttttttactGATCTGGACAATTTCCTGCTCACCTCGATGGCCTATGATCGGTACGTGGCCGTCTGTCACCCTCTCCACTATAGCACCATCATGGGACAGGGGCTGTGCACCTTACTAGTAACTGTGTCCTGGATTCTCTCCTGTGCCAATGCCCTGTGTCACACCCTCCTCCTGACCCGGCTGTCCTTTTGTGCTGACCACAGCATCCCCCATTTCTTCTGTGACCTTGGTGCCCTGCTGAAGCTCTCCTGCTCAGACACATCCCTCAATGAGCTGGCCATTTTCACAGCAGGAGTGGCTGTTATCGTCCTCCCATTCATATGCATCCTGATCTCTTATGGATGCATTGGGACCACCATCTTGAAGGTCCCCTCCACCAAGGGGATCTGCAAAGCATTGTCCACATGTGGCTCCCACCTCTCTGTGGTGTCTCTGTATTATGGAACAATTATTGGACtgtattttttcccctcatcCAACACTTCCAGGGATAAGAGCACCATTGCCTCTGTGATGTACACAGTGGTCACTCCACTGCTAAACCCCTTCATTTATAGCCTAAGGAACAGGGACATGAAGAAGGCCCTGGAGAGACTCTTGCACAGGGCAAAAGTCTTGTCTCAATGA
- the LOC122442125 gene encoding olfactory receptor 1J4-like isoform X2, translating into MSCMKRENQSSMSEFLLLGLPIQPKQQGVFFALFLGVYLNTVLGNLLIILLIRLDPRLHTPMYFFLSHLALTDVSFSSVTIPKMLINMKTQDQSIPYAGCITQMYFFLFFTDLDNFLLTSMAYDRYVAVCHPLHYSTIMGQGLCTLLVTVSWILSCANALCHTLLLTRLSFCADHSIPHFFCDLGALLKLSCSDTSLNELAIFTAGVAVIVLPFICILISYGCIGTTILKVPSTKGICKALSTCGSHLSVVSLYYGTIIGLYFFPSSNTSRDKSTIASVMYTVVTPLLNPFIYSLRNRDMKKALERLLHRAKVLSQ; encoded by the exons atgagttg catgaagagggAAAATCAGAGCAGCATGTCCGAGTTCCTTCTCCTGGGACTCCCCATCCAGCCAAAGCAGCAGGGCGTGTTCTTTGCCCTGTTCCTGGGGGTGTACCTGAACACGGTGCTGGGCAACCTGCTCATCATTCTGCTCATCAGGCTAGACCCtcgcctccacacccccatgtacttcttcctcagccaCTTGGCCCTCACTGATGTCTCCTTTTCATCTGTCACCATCCCTAAAATGCTGATAAACATGAAGACTCAGGATCAATCCATCCCCTATGCAGGGTGCATAACACAgatgtatttcttcctcttttttactGATCTGGACAATTTCCTGCTCACCTCGATGGCCTATGATCGGTACGTGGCCGTCTGTCACCCTCTCCACTATAGCACCATCATGGGACAGGGGCTGTGCACCTTACTAGTAACTGTGTCCTGGATTCTCTCCTGTGCCAATGCCCTGTGTCACACCCTCCTCCTGACCCGGCTGTCCTTTTGTGCTGACCACAGCATCCCCCATTTCTTCTGTGACCTTGGTGCCCTGCTGAAGCTCTCCTGCTCAGACACATCCCTCAATGAGCTGGCCATTTTCACAGCAGGAGTGGCTGTTATCGTCCTCCCATTCATATGCATCCTGATCTCTTATGGATGCATTGGGACCACCATCTTGAAGGTCCCCTCCACCAAGGGGATCTGCAAAGCATTGTCCACATGTGGCTCCCACCTCTCTGTGGTGTCTCTGTATTATGGAACAATTATTGGACtgtattttttcccctcatcCAACACTTCCAGGGATAAGAGCACCATTGCCTCTGTGATGTACACAGTGGTCACTCCACTGCTAAACCCCTTCATTTATAGCCTAAGGAACAGGGACATGAAGAAGGCCCTGGAGAGACTCTTGCACAGGGCAAAAGTCTTGTCTCAATGA